The following are encoded in a window of Etheostoma cragini isolate CJK2018 chromosome 7, CSU_Ecrag_1.0, whole genome shotgun sequence genomic DNA:
- the LOC117947989 gene encoding protein kinase C and casein kinase substrate in neurons protein 1-like: MSGSYDECAGADDTMDSFWEVGNYKRAVKRFDDGHRLCNDLMGCLQERAKIEKSYGDQLTAWSKRWRQLIEKGPQYGSVERAWLAVMTEAEKVSELHQDVKNNLVNEDVEKVKNWQKEAYHKQMIGGFKEAKEAEEGFKKAQKPWAKKLKEMEAAKKSYHMACKEEKLAAAREANGKTEASVTVDQQKKLHEKVDKCKQDVQKAKEKYEKSLEELNKCTPQYMECMEQVFDQCQQHEVKRLTFLKEALLDIKRHLNLTENASYATIYRELERTILGANTQEDLKWFSNNHGPEMPMNWPAFEEYNPDQASAPPKKKKPDGAPPTPSTDHVAPPGDRSSVSSYEKNQGFSTEWSDDEQPTANSGNENGGNGNSFEDDVSTTGKSVRVRALYDYEGQEQDELTFKAGDELTKTEDEDEQGWCRGRLDTGREGLYPANYVEPI; encoded by the exons ATGTCTGGCTCCTACGATGAATGTGCAGGTGCTGACGACACCATGGACAGCTTCTGGGAG GTGGGGAACTACAAACGTGCTGTCAAGAGATTTGATGACGGCCATCGGCTCTGCAATGACCTTATGGGCTGTCTGCAGGAACGTGCCAAGATAGAAAAATCCTATGGTGATCAGCTCACCGCATGGTCCAAGAGATGGAGACAGCTCATTGAGAAAG GCCCACAGTACGGCTCTGTGGAGAGAGCCTGGCTGGCTGTCATGACCGAGGCCGAGAAGGTGAGTGAGCTGCACCAAGACGTGAAGAACAACCTGGTGAACGAAGACGTAGAGAAAGTGAAGAACTGGCAGAAGGAAGCCTATCACAAGCAAATGATCGGTGGCTTCAAAGAGGCCAAGGAGGCGGAGGAGGGCTTCAAAAAGGCTCAGAAACCGTGGGCCAAAAAGCTCAAGGAG ATGGAGGCAGCTAAGAAATCCTACCACATGGCCTGCAAGGAGGAGAAGCTGGCGGCAGCCCGAGAGGCCAACGGCAAGACTGAGGCTTCTGTCACAGTAGACCAGCAGAAGAAACTCCACGAGAAAGTGGACAAATGCAAACAGGATGTGCAAAAG GCTAAAGAGAAGTACGAGAAGTCTCTGGAGGAGCTGAATAAGTGCACCCCGCAGTACATGGAGTGCATGGAGCAGGTGTTTGACCAGTGCCAGCAGCATGAAGTCAAGAGGCTCACTTTCCTCAAGGAGGCCTTGCTGGACATCAAACGCCATCTTAACCTCACCGAGAACGCAAG CTATGCCACAATATACAGAGAACTGGAGCGCACAATCCTGGGTGCAAACACACAAGAGGACCTGAAGTGGTTCAGCAACAACCACGGCCCTGAGATGCCTATGAACTGGCCTGCATTTGAG GAATACAACCCAGACCAGGCCAGCGCTCctccaaagaagaagaaaccagaTGGAGCCCCACCCACTCCGAGCACAGACCATGTGGCTCCACCTGGTGACCGTAGCAG TGTGAGCAGCTATGAAAAAAACCAAGGTTTCTCGACTGAGTGGTCCGACGATGAGCAGCCCACTGCGAACTCTGGCAACGAAAATGGTGGGAACGGGAATTCTTTTGAAGATGATGTCAGCACTACTGGGAAATCGGTCCGCGTGCGCGCTCTCTATGATTATGAAGGCCAGGAACAGGATGAGCTCACCTTCAAAGCAG GTGATGAACTGACCAAGACTGAGGACGAAGATGAGCAAGGCTGGTGTAGAGGTCGCTTGGACACCGGCCGAGAGGGACTATACCCGGCCAATTATGTCGAGCCAATCTAG
- the LOC117947990 gene encoding SAM pointed domain-containing Ets transcription factor-like — MSMGSPGCEHTAHSPLYISHTHTQTVAWLDKADGVKPPRGLLGLPELSWPGVYLPCYDILALDESPWVLRMTEAPTPAAPPSRTPEPNQAKLGQPQDPPSGMEGQVEERSLEQVQTMVVGEVLKDVDTACKLLNIAADPLDWSCVHVQKWLLWTEHLHKLPQVSMMFQELSGRDLCSMTEADFRQRSSQFGDMLYAHLDIWRSAAAMKERCPPDHSKSVAGDNSWSDVVRNYPSQPIHLWQFLRELLLKPHNYSCCIRWLNKEKGIFKIEDSALVARLWGMRKNRPAMNYDKLSRSIRQYYKKGIIRKPDVSRRLVYQFVNPI; from the exons ATGAGCATGGGGAGTCCAGGCTgtgaacacactgcacactcACCTCTCTACATCAGCCACACCCACACTCAAACCGTGGCCTGGTTGGACAAGGCGGACGGCGTAAAACCCCCCCGCGGCTTGTTGGGGCTGCCCGAGCTCAGCTGGCCGGGGGTCTACCTCCCCTGCTACGACATTTTAGCCCTAGATGAGAGCCCCTGGGTGCTGAGGATGACAGAGGCCCCAACTCCAGCCGCTCCTCCCTCCAGGACTCCGGAGCCGAACCAAGCCAAGCTGGGCCAACCCCAGGACCCCCCCTCTGGGATGGAGGGTCAGGTGGAGGAGCGCAGTCTGGAGCAGGTCCAGACCATGGTGGTGGGAGAGGTGCTGAAGGATGTCGACACAGCTTGCAAACTGCTGAACATTGCGGCAG ACCCCTTGGACTGGAGCTGTGTGCACGTTCAGAAGTGGCTCCTGTGGACCGAGCACCTGCACAAGCTGCCGCAGGTCAGCATGATGTTTCAGGAGCTGAGCGGGAGGGATCTGTGCTCCATGACGGAGGCAGACTTCAGACAGCGCTCCTCGCAGTTTGGAGACATGCTGTATGCTCATCTGGACATCTGGAGATCTG CTGCAGCGATGAAGGAGCGCTGCCCACCAGACCACAGCAAATCTG TAGCTGGTGATAACTCCTGGTCAGATGTGGTGCGGAACTACCCGAGCCAGCCCATCCACCTGTGGCAGTTCCTCCGAGAGCTGCTCCTCAAGCCCCACAACTACAGCTGCTGCATCCGCTGGCTCAACAAAGAGAAAG GAATTTTCAAAATAGAAGACTCAGCTCTCGTGGCCAGGCTATGGGGCATGAGGAAGAACCGGCCGGCTATGAACTATGACAAACTGAGTCGCTCCATTCGCCAGTACTACAAGAAAGGCATCATTCGAAAGCCTGACGTATCACGCAGACTGGTCTACCAGTTCGTCAACCCCATATGA